CCGTGGGTTGAGATGAAGTACTGCAGCACCGTGAGACCTTCGCGGAAGTTCGCCGTGATGGGGGTTTCGATGATTTCGCCGGAGGGCTTGGCCATCAAACCTCGCATGCCGGAGAGCTGGCGGATCTGCTGTTTGGATCCACGAGCACCGGAGTCGGCCATGATGTAGATCGGGTTCATGGCTCCTTCCTTGTCGGCACGCTTCATGTTGTTGAACATCTCGTCGGCGACGCGCTCGGTGACTCCGGACCACATCTGGATGACCTTGTTGGAGCGCTCACCGTTGGTGATGGCTCCGTCGAGGTACTGCTGCTGCATGGCGAGAACCTGCTTTTCGGCATCGCCCACGACGGTGTACTTGGAGTCGGGGATGACCATGTCGTCGAGTCCAACCGAGAGGCCGGAGCGCGTGGCATAGGTGAAGCCGAGGTCCTTGACGCGGTCGAGGGTCTTGACGGTGACTTCGAGGCCGAGGTTCAGGTAGCAGTAGTTGATGAGCTGGCCGATACCCTTCTTCTTGAGCAGGCCGTTGACGTAGGGCATGCCCTCGGGGAGCGCATCGTTGAGGATGGCGCGGCCGACGGTCGTGTTGATGTACTGCTTGTTGAACTCGACCGGCTCGGTGTGGGTGAGGTCCTGATCGTCGTACGCGGTGGTCATGTCGAGGACTGGCCCCGAGTAGCGCAGACGGATCGGGGTGAGGGTCTCGACCTGCTTCGCCTCGAGGGCCATGAAGACCTCCTCGATGTTGGCGAAGACGCGGCCTTCACCCTTGGCGTTAACCTTTGCCTTGGTGAGATAGTAGAGGCCGAGGACGAGGTCCTGCGTCGGGACGGTGATCGGTTGACCGCTGGCGGGCGAGAGGATGTTGTGCGAAGCGAGCATGAGAACGCTGGCTTCGATCTGAGCCTCAGGCGAGAGTGGGATGTGAACGGCCATCTGGTCGCCGTCGAAATCCGCGTTGAAGGCGGTGCAGACGAGCGGATGGATCTTGATGGCTTTACCTTCGACGAGCACGGGCTCGAAGGCCTGAATGCCGAGACGGTGAAGCGTCGGAGCGCGGTTCAGAAGAACCGGGTGATCCTTGATGACCTCTTCGAGGATGTCCCAGACGATGGGCTCCTGCATCTCGACCATCTCTTTGGCTTGCTTGATGGTGGTGCAGTGGCCGGTCTGCTCGAGGCGGTGATAGATGAAGGGCTTGAAGAGCTCGAGCGCCATCTTCTTGGGAAGACCGCACTGGTGCAGCTTCAGCTCGGGACCGACGACGATGACCGAACGGCCGGAGTAGTCGACGCGCTTGCCGAGAAGGTTCTGACGGAAGCGGCCCTGCTTGCCCTTGAGGGTGTCGGATAGCGACTTCAGCGGACGGTTGTTCGCGCCACGGAGAACGCGGCCACGGCGGCCGTTGTCGAAGAGAGCATCGACGGCCTCCTGCAACATGCGCTTCTCGTTGCGGACGATGACCTCAGGTGCGTGGAGGTCCATCAGCTTCTTGAGTCGGTTGTTGCGGTTGATGACGCGGCGATACAGGTCGTTCAAGTCAGACGTGGCGAAGCGGCCGCCGTCGAGCGGAACGAGGGGACGCAGCTCGGGCGGGATCACGGGGATCACGTCGAGGATCATCCACTGCGGCAGGTTGTCGGACTTGCGGAAGGCCTCAACGATCTTGAGACGCTTGGAGTACTTGAGCTTCTTCTGCAGCGAGGTCTCGGTCTTCATGCGCTCGCGCAGCTCGATGGCGAGCTCAGTGACTTCAACGCGCTTGAGAAGTTCCTTGATGGCCTCGGCGCCCATCATGGCCTTGAAGCCGGAGGGGCGGTACTGTGCATCCAGCTCGCGGAACTTGGTCTCGTCCTTGATGACTTCGCGTTCTTTGACCGGGGCATCGCCTGGATCGACGACGACGTAGGACTCGAAGTAGAGGACGGCCTCGAGCTCACGCAGGCTGATGTCGAGCAGGTGTCCGATACGCGAGGGAAGGCCCTTGAAGAACCAGACGTGCGAGCAGGGGCTGGCGAGCTCGATGTGGCCGAGGCGCTCGCGGCGAACCTTAGAGAGGGTGACTTCGACGCCGCACTTGTCGCAGATGACGCCGCGGTGCTTCATGCGCTTGTACTTGCCGCAGAGGCACTCCCAGTCGGTGATGGGGCCAAAGATTCTTGCGCAAAATAGTCCGTCGCGCTCGGGCTTGAACGTGCGGTAGTTGATGGTTTCCGGCTTGGTGACCTCGCCGTGCGACCAGCTGCGGATCTTCTCTGGGCTGGCGAGCTGGATCTTGATGGCGTCGAAGTCGGCGATGGGTCCGGTCAGTTCAAATGGGCTGGAGCGAAACATATTTGACGTCTCCGTATGCAGTGTCTGGCGTTTGTTGAGCCTTGCTGCTGGTTACTGCTGCTTTACTTCTGCTGGGCGGTGGGTGGTAAGGTCCGTCGCCTGCTTCTCTTTATTGCTCTTCCCCTTTGGCCGGCCCTTCGTGAATGTTGAGCGTGAGCCTCATTCAGAAGGACCGTGCCTGGGGTGGAGCGGTATCGACTAATCTGCTGCGGCGATGGCTGGCAGCGGCTGCTTCTTCTGGTCGGCCTGTTTGATCAGTTCGACGTCGAGGCAGAGGGACTGCAGTTCGCGGATAAGAACGTTGAACGACTCGGGAACACCCGGCTCGATGGCAGCTTCGCCCTTGACGATGGCTTCGTAGATCTTGGTACGACCGAAGACGTCGTCGGACTTGGCGGTGAGCAGCTCCTGCAGGATGTAGGCGGCGCCGTAAGCTTCAAGGGCCCAGACCTCCATCTCACCGAAGCGCTGTCCGCCGAACTGCGCCTTACCACCAAGCGGCTGCTGGGTGATGAGCGAGTACGGTCCGATGGAACGAGCGTGGATCTTGTCGTCGACAAGGTGCGACAGCTTGAGCATGTAGATGTAGCCGACGGTGGCGGGCTGCTCGAATGGATCGCCGAGCATGCCATCGTAGAGCTGCGACTTGCCCGAGCTGGGAAGACCAGCGGCCTTGAGAAGCGCCTTGATCTCGGTCTCGCGTGCACCGTCGAAGACTGCCGTGCCGAACCAGATACCACGCTTCATGCCGGCGGCAACGCGCAGGGTCTGCTCGTCGTCGAGGTCAAGAAGCTGGTTGAGTGCGGCGGTACCGGCGAAGCGCGCCTTGAAGAGCTCGCGGACTTCGTTGGCCGACTGCATGGTTGCAGCGAGTTCGGCGACCTGCTTGCCAAGCTCGTGCGCTGCCCAGCCAAGGTGCGTCTCGAGGATCTGACCGACGTTCATACGCGAAGGCACACCGAGCGGGTTGAGGACGATCTCGACCGGGGTTCCATCGGGGAGGTACGGCATGTCTTCCTCAGGGAGGATTCGTGCGATAACACCCTTGTTACCGTGGCGGCCGGCCATCTTGTCACCGACAGAGAGCTTGCGCTTCATGGCGATGTAGACCTTGACCATCTTGATGACGCCGGGCGAGAGTTCATCGCCCTTCTGCATCTTGCCGATCTTCTCGTTGGTGATCTTGCGGAGAACATCGATCTGGCGTGAGGTCATCTCCTCGATCTCATCGATCTGCTCATTCACACGTGGGTCTTTATCTGCATACCGTATGCGCTTGAGGTTACGAGTGCTGATGAGTTCGATCGTGTCGCGATCGAGGATGTCGCCCTTGTTGAGCAGCTTCTTGTTGGTGCGCTCGTCATGGAGATCTGCCAAAACTTCTTTGGCTCCCAAGATGGCTTCGAGACGCTTGAGGCGCTCGTCGGTGAGAATACGAATCTCGTCGGCGAGGTTGCGCTCGAGCTTCTCGATCATCTCCTGCTCGATCTGCTTGGCGCGCTCGTCCTTCTCCTGCCCCTTGCGGGAGAAGATGCGGACGTCGACGACGGTGCCTTCGATACCCGGAGGGCACGTGAGCGAAGCGTCGCGAACATCGCCGGCCTTTTCACCGAAGATGGCGCGGAGGAGCTTCTCTTCCGGCGTCAGTTGCGTTTCACCCTTCGGCGTTACCTTGCCGACGAGGATGTCGTTGTGACCGATCTTCGCGCCGATGCGGATGATGCCCGAGTCATCGAGATCGCGGAGTGCGTGCTCGCTGACGTTGGGGATATCGCGCGTGATCTCTTCCGGTCCAAGCTTCGTGTCGCGGGCTTCGATCTCGAACTCCTCGATGTGGATCGAGGTGTAGTAGTCCTCGCGGACCAGCTTTTCGGAGATGAGGATCGCGTCCTCGAAGTTGTAACCACGCCACGGCATGAAGGCGACCAGAACGTTACGGCCGAGGCCGAGTTCGCCCTGCTCGGTGCATGGGCCGTCGGCGATGACCTGACCCTTGATGACACGATCACCCTTGCGGACGATCGGCTTCTGGTTGATGCAGGTGTTCTGGTTGGAGCGCTTGAACTTCGTGAGCTGATAGATGTCCGAACCGACCTCACGCGAGAGCTGCGTGGGGTGATGCTCGCCTTCTACGCGCACGATGATGCGCTCGGAGTCGACCGAGTCGATGATGCCATTACGCTTGGCCAGGATGACGGCGCCGGAGTCGCGGGCGGTGACGCCTTCCATACCGGTACCGACGAAGGGGGCCTCGGCAACGAGCAGAGGAACGGACTGCCGTTGCATGTTGGCACCCATCAGCGCACGGTTGGCGTCGTCGTGCTCGAGGAACGGAACCAGCGAGGCGGCGACCGAGACAAGCTGCTTCGGCGAGACGTCGACATAGTCCACTTCGGACTTGTTGACGAGGACGAAGTTGCCCTGACGACGGGCGTCGACGACATCCTGCACGATGTTCAACTTCGCATCGAGCTCGATGTTCGCCTGTGCGATCGTGTGGCGGTCTTCTTCCCAGGCCGAGAGGTAGAAGCTGAAGGGGGCGAGGTCCATGGTGCGCTTGCCGGCCTTCTTCAGTTCAGCATTCTTGGCACGGGCCTCTTCAATTTCGAGGTAGTCGCCCTGACGCAGACCGGACTCACCGGCGTTCGAGACGGAGACGTAGTCGAGCGCACGGCCTTCCTTCACGCGACGATACGGCGATTCGATAAAGCCGTATTCGTTGATCCGCGCAAAGCAGGAGAGCGACGAGATCAGACCGATGTTCGGGCCTTCCGGCGTCTCAATCGGGCAGATGCGGCCGTAGTGAGTGGGGTGCACGTCGCGGACTTCGAAGCCAGCGCGCTCACGCGACAGACCACCGGGCCCAAGGGCGGAGAGACGGCGCTTGTGCGTGATCTCCGAGAGGGGGTTGGTCTGGTCCATGAACTGCGAGAGCTGCGAGGAGCCGAAGAACTCACGAATCGCGGCCATAACTGGCTTGGCGTTGATGAGGTCGTGCGGCATGGCGGTCGACATCTCCTGATAGACCGACATCTTCTCCTTGATGGCGCGTTCCATACGGACGAGGCCGATGCGGAACTGGTTCTCCATCAGCTCACCGACGGCGCGAACGCGGCGGTTGCCAAGGTGATCGATGTCATCGACGACGCCGATGTTCTTGCGCAGCTTGAGCAGGTAGCGAATGGTGCCGTAGAAGTCCTCAGGGGTCAACGTACGCTTGTCGAGGCCAGAGGGATCCTGGTTCTCGTAGAGCTTGATGTTGAACTTGAGGCGGCCGACGCGCGAGAAGTCGTACTTGCGCGGATCGAAGAACATACCTTCGAAGAGCGCAGTCGCGGTGTCGAGCGTCGGTGGGTCGCCCGGACGCAGCTTGCGGTAGATCTCGATGAGAGCTTCTTCAGGCTTGCGCACGGAGTCGCGGCGAAGCGTGTTGGTGATGATGTTGCCTACGTCGTCGCGCTCGGGGAAGAAGACCTCGATGCTGCTGACGCCGGACTGGATGATCTTGTGCAGCTTGTCGGCGGTGAGCTCCTGGTTGGCCTCGTAGAGCAGCTCGCCGGTGGTGAGATCGACGACGTCGGCGGCGGTCATGGCGCCGTCGAACTCGCTGGTCTCCACTTCGACCGCGTCGATCTTGTGGCTGCGCAGACCCTTCATCGTGTGAGCGGAGATCTTGCGAGTGGCAGGCGCGATCTCCTCACCCTTGACGGTGATGGCATGGGCCGGACGGGTGCCCTGCAGGTTGCTGAGCTGACCCTCGGGAGCGACCTTCCAGCTGAGCTTGCCGTCGGCTACGTTGATGGTGTCGACGGTGTAGAAGGTCTTGAGGATCTCCTCATCGGTGCGCAGGCCGAGTGCACGCAGGAAGATGGTTCCGAGGAACTTGCGCTTGCGGTCGATGCGGACGTAGAGGGTGTTCTTCTGGTCGTACTCGAACTCGACCCAGCTGCCGCGGTACGGAATGATCTTGCCGAGGAAGTAGGTGCGGTTGTTCGCGGTCTCGAAGAAGACGCCGGGCGAACGGTGGAGCTGCGAGACGATGACGCGCTCCGTGCCGTTGACGATGAAGGTGCCGTTCTGCGACATGAGAGGAATGTCACCGAAGAAGACTTCCTGCTCCTTCATGTCGCGCAGGCTCTTGACGCCGGTCTCGGGGTCCTTGTCGTAGATCTTCAGGCGGATGGTGACCTTGAGGGGTGCAGAGTAGGTCATGCCGCGCTCTTCGCACTCTGCCTGGTCGTACTTCAGCTGCAGGCCGACGGGGTCGCCGCACTTGGTGCAGAAGTCAGGGGTGTTCTTGTTGTAGGTTCCGCAGAAGTTGCAGAGGACGTCGCCCGGGTGGAAGGGGTCGGTAATGACCATGTGGCCGCAGTTGGTGCAGGCCGTGCGCAGGTGGTTGAGGCCCTTGAGGTAGCCACACTTGCACTCCCAGTTGCCGATGGAGAAGTCGACGAACTCGAGCTCGGAGACGTTACGGAAGTCGGTGATGGGAAATACGGAGGTAAAGACCGACTGCAGGCCGTT
The Edaphobacter lichenicola genome window above contains:
- the rpoB gene encoding DNA-directed RNA polymerase subunit beta, yielding MSGESNNSEMRAIRSRLDFSKIPTSIQIPNLIEVQRRSYERFLQMDKLPQEREDNGLQSVFTSVFPITDFRNVSELEFVDFSIGNWECKCGYLKGLNHLRTACTNCGHMVITDPFHPGDVLCNFCGTYNKNTPDFCTKCGDPVGLQLKYDQAECEERGMTYSAPLKVTIRLKIYDKDPETGVKSLRDMKEQEVFFGDIPLMSQNGTFIVNGTERVIVSQLHRSPGVFFETANNRTYFLGKIIPYRGSWVEFEYDQKNTLYVRIDRKRKFLGTIFLRALGLRTDEEILKTFYTVDTINVADGKLSWKVAPEGQLSNLQGTRPAHAITVKGEEIAPATRKISAHTMKGLRSHKIDAVEVETSEFDGAMTAADVVDLTTGELLYEANQELTADKLHKIIQSGVSSIEVFFPERDDVGNIITNTLRRDSVRKPEEALIEIYRKLRPGDPPTLDTATALFEGMFFDPRKYDFSRVGRLKFNIKLYENQDPSGLDKRTLTPEDFYGTIRYLLKLRKNIGVVDDIDHLGNRRVRAVGELMENQFRIGLVRMERAIKEKMSVYQEMSTAMPHDLINAKPVMAAIREFFGSSQLSQFMDQTNPLSEITHKRRLSALGPGGLSRERAGFEVRDVHPTHYGRICPIETPEGPNIGLISSLSCFARINEYGFIESPYRRVKEGRALDYVSVSNAGESGLRQGDYLEIEEARAKNAELKKAGKRTMDLAPFSFYLSAWEEDRHTIAQANIELDAKLNIVQDVVDARRQGNFVLVNKSEVDYVDVSPKQLVSVAASLVPFLEHDDANRALMGANMQRQSVPLLVAEAPFVGTGMEGVTARDSGAVILAKRNGIIDSVDSERIIVRVEGEHHPTQLSREVGSDIYQLTKFKRSNQNTCINQKPIVRKGDRVIKGQVIADGPCTEQGELGLGRNVLVAFMPWRGYNFEDAILISEKLVREDYYTSIHIEEFEIEARDTKLGPEEITRDIPNVSEHALRDLDDSGIIRIGAKIGHNDILVGKVTPKGETQLTPEEKLLRAIFGEKAGDVRDASLTCPPGIEGTVVDVRIFSRKGQEKDERAKQIEQEMIEKLERNLADEIRILTDERLKRLEAILGAKEVLADLHDERTNKKLLNKGDILDRDTIELISTRNLKRIRYADKDPRVNEQIDEIEEMTSRQIDVLRKITNEKIGKMQKGDELSPGVIKMVKVYIAMKRKLSVGDKMAGRHGNKGVIARILPEEDMPYLPDGTPVEIVLNPLGVPSRMNVGQILETHLGWAAHELGKQVAELAATMQSANEVRELFKARFAGTAALNQLLDLDDEQTLRVAAGMKRGIWFGTAVFDGARETEIKALLKAAGLPSSGKSQLYDGMLGDPFEQPATVGYIYMLKLSHLVDDKIHARSIGPYSLITQQPLGGKAQFGGQRFGEMEVWALEAYGAAYILQELLTAKSDDVFGRTKIYEAIVKGEAAIEPGVPESFNVLIRELQSLCLDVELIKQADQKKQPLPAIAAAD
- the rpoC gene encoding DNA-directed RNA polymerase subunit beta', with product MFRSSPFELTGPIADFDAIKIQLASPEKIRSWSHGEVTKPETINYRTFKPERDGLFCARIFGPITDWECLCGKYKRMKHRGVICDKCGVEVTLSKVRRERLGHIELASPCSHVWFFKGLPSRIGHLLDISLRELEAVLYFESYVVVDPGDAPVKEREVIKDETKFRELDAQYRPSGFKAMMGAEAIKELLKRVEVTELAIELRERMKTETSLQKKLKYSKRLKIVEAFRKSDNLPQWMILDVIPVIPPELRPLVPLDGGRFATSDLNDLYRRVINRNNRLKKLMDLHAPEVIVRNEKRMLQEAVDALFDNGRRGRVLRGANNRPLKSLSDTLKGKQGRFRQNLLGKRVDYSGRSVIVVGPELKLHQCGLPKKMALELFKPFIYHRLEQTGHCTTIKQAKEMVEMQEPIVWDILEEVIKDHPVLLNRAPTLHRLGIQAFEPVLVEGKAIKIHPLVCTAFNADFDGDQMAVHIPLSPEAQIEASVLMLASHNILSPASGQPITVPTQDLVLGLYYLTKAKVNAKGEGRVFANIEEVFMALEAKQVETLTPIRLRYSGPVLDMTTAYDDQDLTHTEPVEFNKQYINTTVGRAILNDALPEGMPYVNGLLKKKGIGQLINYCYLNLGLEVTVKTLDRVKDLGFTYATRSGLSVGLDDMVIPDSKYTVVGDAEKQVLAMQQQYLDGAITNGERSNKVIQMWSGVTERVADEMFNNMKRADKEGAMNPIYIMADSGARGSKQQIRQLSGMRGLMAKPSGEIIETPITANFREGLTVLQYFISTHGARKGLADTALKTADSGYLTRRLVDVAQDVIISHNDCGTVEGIYVTPIIEAGETIEPLRDRIIGRVSLEKLKDFEGKTIVDINQEIDEDLASAVQAAGIERVKIRSVLTCESKRGVCILCYGRNLGSGKMVEMGEAVGVIAAQSIGEPGTQLTMRTFHIGGTASRVSDASHLEAKNAGTVRFINLVTVRSKDGGLVAFNRNGSLAIVDEKGREKERYAVVYGAKLKVEEGQQVVQGTRLGEWDPYTFSLLTEIAGTVQFKDLQEGLTLNEEVDEVTGLSRLVVTDSSDEKRQPAIIIKSAQGNKRYLMPSRAHLMVADGDEIYPGDILAKIPRETTRTKDITGGLPRVVELFEARKPRDPAIISKIDGVVRFGEVSKGQRKVYVTADNGQEEEYSVPRGTYVNVQEGERLRAGDALIDGPRNPHDILEVLGERALQQYLVNEIQEVYRLQGVTISDKHIETIVRQMLRWVKIEEVGDTSFLVDQQTDRFRFNAENQRVLMSGGKPAIGRSLLLGITKASLSTDSFISAASFQETTRVLTEASINGSIDTLRGLKENVIVGRLIPAGTGMEYYRNVQLSPELEEAAAQVQQEVASAIEAEERELEQMRMEGEQEELAAE